One window of Roseisolibacter agri genomic DNA carries:
- the flgG gene encoding flagellar basal-body rod protein FlgG yields the protein MDPALRAAASGMMAQQLRTEVIANNLANVNTTGFKRSRAQFEDLLYQTVQGSAVIGSSDNGTAPAIQIGRGTRLSGVQRLHSQGTLEQTNRPLDLAIEGEGMFQVQTGGGQTAYTRDGSFQISDQGVLVTSGGYTLQPTIRVPNDASGVTISRTGIVTVTRGNDAAAPQEIGRIELARFANPSGLQSLGENLYQPTPASGEPTVGFPQEEGMGRVVQGSLEGSNVEIVQEMVDMITAMRAYEINSKAIKNSESMLEIANNLVR from the coding sequence ATGGATCCCGCACTCCGCGCCGCCGCGAGCGGCATGATGGCGCAGCAGCTGCGCACCGAAGTCATCGCGAACAACCTGGCCAACGTGAACACGACCGGGTTCAAGCGCAGCCGCGCGCAGTTCGAGGATCTGCTGTACCAGACGGTGCAGGGCTCCGCGGTCATCGGCTCGAGCGACAACGGGACGGCGCCCGCGATCCAGATCGGACGCGGCACGCGCCTCTCCGGCGTGCAGCGCCTGCACAGCCAGGGCACGCTCGAGCAGACGAACCGCCCGCTCGACCTCGCGATCGAGGGCGAGGGCATGTTCCAGGTGCAGACCGGCGGCGGGCAGACCGCGTACACGCGCGACGGCTCGTTCCAGATCTCCGACCAGGGCGTGCTCGTAACGTCGGGCGGCTACACGCTCCAGCCGACCATCCGCGTCCCCAACGACGCCAGCGGCGTGACGATCTCGCGCACCGGCATCGTGACCGTGACGCGCGGCAACGACGCCGCCGCGCCGCAGGAGATCGGCCGCATCGAGCTGGCGCGCTTCGCCAACCCCTCGGGCCTGCAGTCGCTGGGTGAGAACCTCTACCAGCCGACCCCCGCCTCCGGCGAGCCGACCGTCGGCTTCCCGCAGGAGGAAGGCATGGGCCGCGTGGTGCAGGGCAGCCTCGAAGGGAGCAACGTCGAGATCGTGCAGGAGATGGTCGACATGATCACCGCCATGCGCGCGTACGAGATCAACTCGAAGGCGATCAAGAACAGCGAGTCGATGCTCGAGATCGCGAACAACCTGGTGCGCTGA
- a CDS encoding flagella basal body P-ring formation protein FlgA produces the protein MSASRSRRTARSARPDVSSGWLLSPALARLAACGAGLMLVLPVQLPAQSVVQPPRAVARAAAVRAAAPVTAPAAVAPTAARDLPRGHTLVADDVTPATPALVGWMTRRVITAGEPLREPGIARPLAASAVTAGQRVAVLYRDAGVELRMAGVAANAAPIGGRVQVRLDARRRLEGTVVAPGVVQLTR, from the coding sequence GTGTCCGCCTCGCGCTCGCGCCGTACCGCTCGTTCCGCTCGTCCCGACGTGTCGTCGGGGTGGCTGCTGTCGCCCGCGCTCGCCCGCCTCGCGGCGTGCGGTGCGGGGCTCATGCTCGTGCTGCCCGTGCAGCTGCCCGCGCAGTCGGTCGTCCAGCCGCCGCGTGCGGTGGCGCGCGCCGCCGCCGTGCGTGCGGCGGCGCCGGTCACCGCGCCGGCTGCGGTCGCGCCGACCGCCGCGCGCGACCTGCCGCGCGGCCACACGCTGGTCGCCGACGACGTCACGCCCGCCACGCCGGCGCTCGTCGGTTGGATGACGCGCCGCGTGATCACCGCCGGCGAGCCGCTGCGCGAGCCCGGCATCGCGCGGCCGCTCGCGGCCAGCGCCGTCACCGCGGGCCAGCGCGTCGCCGTGCTCTATCGCGACGCCGGCGTCGAGCTGCGCATGGCCGGCGTCGCCGCGAACGCCGCGCCCATCGGCGGGCGCGTGCAGGTGCGCCTCGATGCGCGCCGTCGCCTCGAAGGCACCGTCGTCGCCCCCGGCGTCGTGCAGCTGACCCGCTGA
- a CDS encoding flagellar hook-basal body protein, which translates to MPPVTGLTSAAASLRYWERRSEITANNLANASTDGFKAERVFARLLGAAGEELPVAQAATDMRGGTVRTTQNPLDVALQGDGFLVVDTPAGERFTRGGSLRLDAQHRLVDAGSRPVLGEKGPIVVPAGAQVVIGDDGTVSAGGRPIDRMRVERAGAGATLAHEGGTLFVPDAGRTSVAPAERRVQQGAIEESNVNPVSAMVDMIAVQRAYASVQKAVTTLDSVREKATSELGRPV; encoded by the coding sequence ATGCCTCCCGTCACCGGCCTGACCAGCGCCGCCGCGTCCCTGCGTTACTGGGAGCGCCGGTCGGAGATCACGGCCAACAACCTCGCCAACGCCTCGACCGACGGCTTCAAGGCGGAGCGCGTGTTCGCGCGCCTGCTGGGCGCCGCGGGCGAGGAGCTGCCGGTCGCGCAGGCCGCGACCGACATGCGCGGCGGCACGGTGCGCACGACGCAGAACCCGCTCGACGTCGCGCTGCAGGGCGACGGCTTCCTCGTGGTGGACACGCCGGCCGGCGAGCGCTTCACGCGCGGCGGCTCGCTGCGCCTGGACGCGCAGCACCGCCTCGTGGATGCCGGCAGCCGTCCCGTCCTCGGCGAGAAGGGCCCGATCGTGGTGCCCGCGGGCGCGCAGGTCGTGATCGGCGACGACGGCACGGTGAGCGCCGGCGGCCGGCCGATCGACCGGATGCGCGTCGAGCGCGCCGGCGCCGGCGCGACGCTCGCCCACGAGGGCGGCACGCTCTTCGTCCCCGACGCCGGCCGCACCTCGGTGGCACCGGCCGAGCGCCGCGTGCAGCAGGGCGCGATCGAGGAGAGCAACGTCAATCCCGTCAGCGCGATGGTCGACATGATCGCCGTGCAGCGCGCGTACGCGAGCGTGCAGAAGGCGGTGACCACGCTGGACTCCGTCCGCGAGAAGGCGACGTCGGAGCTCGGACGCCCGGTCTAG
- a CDS encoding P-loop NTPase yields the protein MLPAQLDTLRAYVASRPAASPRARDGVRADAATTVLVVGSGKGGAGTSVVAAMLALSAAAMGRRVLLADLDEHVGPQRLLLGVAPTQGLAALRRGVAPESLLVPVSTTLSLLPGGPDDASDAPLAPAERRAMLRRAASTFAQHELVVVDAGSRLDGVRAGLETAHAAAQAANAADGNLAVRLLVVTGSDPIALAASYALVKSVAAGDAASDLPPLSVDVLASRLDDDEARHAFEHLDAAARQFLQQPLRFVGAVPDDATLAVALRAGMPLQDAATGSPAAIAMQSVATKLAVPSPATAARGGRSATTPRTTVPGLAPTDRGLRAAASLAYSGSPQGSAR from the coding sequence ATGCTCCCCGCCCAACTCGACACCCTCCGCGCCTACGTGGCGTCGCGCCCCGCGGCCTCGCCGCGCGCGCGCGACGGCGTGCGCGCGGACGCGGCGACGACGGTGCTGGTGGTGGGGAGCGGCAAGGGCGGCGCGGGCACGTCGGTCGTCGCCGCGATGCTCGCGCTGAGCGCCGCCGCGATGGGCCGCCGCGTCCTGCTCGCGGACCTCGACGAGCACGTAGGCCCGCAGCGCCTGCTGCTCGGCGTCGCGCCGACGCAGGGCCTCGCGGCGCTGCGCCGGGGCGTCGCGCCCGAGTCGCTGCTGGTGCCGGTGAGCACGACGCTGTCGCTGCTGCCCGGCGGTCCCGACGACGCGTCGGATGCGCCGCTGGCGCCGGCCGAGCGTCGCGCGATGCTGCGGCGTGCGGCGTCGACCTTCGCGCAGCACGAGCTGGTGGTCGTCGACGCGGGCTCGCGCCTGGACGGCGTGCGCGCGGGCCTCGAGACCGCGCACGCGGCCGCGCAGGCGGCGAATGCTGCCGACGGTAACCTCGCGGTGCGCCTGCTCGTCGTCACCGGGTCGGACCCGATCGCGCTCGCCGCGTCGTACGCGCTCGTGAAGAGCGTCGCGGCGGGTGACGCCGCGTCCGACCTCCCTCCCCTCAGCGTCGACGTCCTCGCCAGCCGGCTGGACGACGACGAGGCCCGCCACGCGTTCGAGCATCTGGACGCGGCGGCCCGGCAGTTCCTGCAGCAGCCGCTGCGCTTCGTCGGCGCGGTGCCCGACGACGCCACGCTCGCGGTCGCGCTGCGCGCCGGCATGCCCCTGCAGGACGCCGCCACCGGCTCGCCGGCGGCCATCGCGATGCAGTCCGTCGCGACCAAGCTCGCAGTCCCCTCCCCCGCGACCGCCGCCCGAGGCGGCCGCTCCGCCACGACGCCACGCACCACGGTCCCGGGCCTCGCGCCCACGGACCGCGGACTCCGCGCCGCCGCGTCGCTCGCCTACTCGGGTTCACCGCAAGGTTCCGCGCGATGA
- a CDS encoding sigma-70 family RNA polymerase sigma factor translates to MTATRPTPAGAHASVDHAMWERYAAGDAAARERLLTDHLGLVHHVARQMSRTLAVKADFDELVSAGSMGLMAALDSFDPSRGLAFSTFAAPRIRGAILDELRRQDHVPRSIRRKTREIHAARESLMRALGRAPEDHEVAAHLDVDLQTLWRWQGEIEGAHHMPLDRAPGDRENTAPSPSDVLAAEEDRGVEDRLNHQQEVAILRDAILKLKEQERVVLSLYYFEELKLHEIATVLDLTESRVSQIRSKALGKLRGELKPLREHVA, encoded by the coding sequence GTGACGGCGACGCGTCCCACGCCCGCCGGTGCGCACGCCAGCGTGGACCACGCCATGTGGGAGCGCTACGCCGCGGGCGACGCGGCCGCGCGCGAGCGCCTGCTCACCGACCATCTGGGCCTCGTGCACCACGTCGCGCGGCAGATGTCGCGCACGCTGGCCGTGAAGGCCGACTTCGACGAGCTGGTGAGCGCCGGCTCGATGGGCCTGATGGCGGCGCTCGACAGCTTCGATCCGTCGCGCGGCCTCGCCTTCAGCACGTTCGCGGCGCCGCGCATCCGCGGGGCGATCCTCGACGAGCTGCGGCGCCAGGACCACGTGCCGCGCAGCATCCGCCGCAAGACGCGCGAGATCCACGCCGCCCGCGAGTCGCTCATGCGCGCGCTCGGCCGCGCGCCGGAGGACCACGAGGTCGCGGCGCACCTCGACGTCGACCTGCAGACGCTGTGGCGCTGGCAGGGCGAGATCGAGGGCGCGCACCACATGCCGCTCGACCGCGCGCCGGGCGACCGCGAGAACACCGCGCCCAGCCCGTCCGACGTGCTGGCCGCCGAGGAGGACCGCGGCGTCGAGGACCGCCTGAACCACCAGCAGGAGGTCGCGATCCTGCGCGACGCGATCCTCAAGCTGAAGGAGCAGGAGCGCGTGGTGCTGTCGCTGTACTACTTCGAGGAGCTCAAGCTGCACGAGATCGCGACGGTGCTCGACCTCACCGAGAGCCGCGTGTCGCAGATCCGCTCGAAGGCGCTCGGCAAGCTGCGCGGCGAGCTGAAGCCGCTGCGGGAGCACGTCGCGTGA
- a CDS encoding flagellar basal body L-ring protein FlgH, whose product MPRSTALLAARLLAASLASAAIANAQQPAAAAPATPASTTPASTAPAAAPQWQPTPAANRPAMRSWLGDRRDFVVGDIVTVMVDDYTITSAVKDDLASQRRTRDLGFGIDANTGGPKATAIDARIGTRNDGNTQQRGEARRENRFQSEMSARIVAVGPNGTYQIRGTRVVDVDKGKQDVAVTGWIRAQDVSAANTIESARIADAQVTYQSPGPLGKTKSGLLTRIVGLVWP is encoded by the coding sequence ATGCCGCGCTCCACCGCCCTCCTCGCCGCCCGCCTGCTCGCCGCGTCGCTCGCCTCCGCGGCGATCGCGAATGCACAGCAGCCGGCCGCCGCCGCGCCCGCGACGCCCGCGTCCACGACGCCCGCGTCCACCGCGCCCGCGGCCGCGCCGCAGTGGCAGCCGACGCCCGCCGCCAACCGCCCGGCGATGCGCTCGTGGCTCGGCGACCGGCGCGACTTCGTGGTCGGCGACATCGTCACCGTGATGGTGGACGACTACACCATCACGTCGGCGGTGAAGGACGACCTGGCCTCGCAGCGCCGCACGCGCGACCTGGGCTTCGGCATCGACGCGAACACCGGCGGCCCCAAGGCGACCGCGATCGACGCCAGGATCGGCACGCGCAACGACGGCAACACGCAGCAGCGCGGCGAGGCGCGGCGCGAGAACCGCTTCCAGAGCGAGATGAGCGCGCGCATCGTCGCCGTCGGTCCCAACGGCACCTACCAGATCCGCGGCACGCGCGTGGTCGACGTCGACAAGGGCAAGCAGGACGTCGCCGTCACCGGCTGGATCCGCGCGCAGGACGTCAGCGCCGCCAACACGATCGAGTCGGCGCGCATCGCCGACGCGCAGGTCACCTACCAGTCGCCCGGCCCCCTCGGCAAGACGAAGAGCGGGCTGCTCACGCGGATCGTCGGCCTGGTGTGGCCGTGA